The sequence ACGGTCATCGCCAGCTCGACGCGCCCGGTGCCCAGCCGCACCACACCGAACTCAGGGTCGCCCGGGCGGCGTTCCCACATCCGGGGCGACCCCGCGACACTCACCAATTCCGAAGGCGCCCGATGGCTGTGCTTGCGGTGCTCCCACTGCTTGCGCGCGGCCTCCTGCACCTCGTCGCGGACCTCGTCGAGGCGGGCGAAATATTCGCGCCGGTACTGCTCGAGCTGGCTCCACGGCATCTTCTGGGCGGCACCGCGTCCACGGAAGAGCATTCCGCCCATGCTCATCAGCATGATCAGCGGGAAGATAGCAAACCCGGTAGCAAGCGATCGCTGGCCCGAGACGTACATCGCGATGATGAAGCCGAGGACGCCGACGATGAGGCCGATCGGCAGCACGATGCCCCAGATACTGCGCGGTGGCGGGACCGGCGCCGCGATCGGTGGCTCTACCGCGATCTTGCCTCCACCGGCCTCGGGAGGAGGAACCCGCGGTGGCGGCACGAAGGGGCGGGTGGTCACTTCGTAACCCTAACCGAGATCCTGCGCCGAGCAGGTCGGCAACTTTTGTGCGCTGATCAGCGGCTTGCCTTCCACGACTCTTGAGCAACCACATTGGCTCTGGCAAGCAAATCGTTGAGCTTCTCTTCGAGCGCGAGGTGGGTGAGCCTGCCGGGGACCGATTCGCCGATGGCCAGGCTGAGCAGCCTGCCGTCGGGTCCGAGCTGTATCTGGATGTCCCCGTCGGGGTCGATCGCATCGGTGCGCAGGGCGGCGAGCCGGGCCAGGATGGACGTCAGCTCGTCATAAGTAGCCGCCAACTCCGCCTGGCTGAATTTGACCTTGGCGGCGTCGTCGAGGTCCTCGAACCCGGTCACGACCGCTCATCGTTCAACGGCGCCAGGGTAATTCGGCGCATGATCGGTCCGCGAGGCGGATCGTCGTCGGAATCCGTCTTGGAGTCGGCGCGGTTTCGCGACGCTTCCGCGGCTGCCACGGTGCGGTCGGGCACCCTCCCGGTCACCGGCTCGGTGTGCGCCTGGGGCGGCGTGACGACCTTCTTGTCCGCCGGGACCTTGTCCGCACCGTCGCCACCACCCTGGCCGTGCGGCATCATCCCGCCCATCGGCATGCCCATGGGCATCCCGCCCATCGCGGAACCGCCCGATGCGGTGGGCGTGGTCGGAGGCGGCGCCGCACCCGCAGGCATGCTCGGCGGCGTGTGGGACGTCGACGGGGTGACGGGTGGGCCGAGCGAACCGGCGGGATGGGTGTCGCCGACGCCACCGCCACCACCGCCGCCTGTTCCGCCGCCGCCGAGTCCTTCCTTGGACAGCTCGCCCGCCTTGAAGTCGCCTGCCTTCTTCGCCAGCTCGGCATCGGTCGCGTTCTTTCCCAGGAGCCCGCCGAGCCCCTGTTGCGCGGTCTGGGCCAGACCCTGACCCGCTTGCATCAGCTGCTGCGGCACCTGGCCTGCCATCCCGGCCAACCCACCGGCCATCCCGCCGATCGACTGAAGCGCCTGCGGAAGCATCTGGGCGAGCTGATCGGCCCCCTGTCCGGTCTCGGCTGCTTCCGTCGCGCCTGACTTGGCCACTTGCTGGGCCTGGCCACCGACCGCGCTTGCGGCCTGGGCTGGAGCGGCTGATCCGGCGCCCGCCGCTACGGGAACTCCGGGTGGTCCCGGTACGCCGGGCGCCTGCGAAGTACCGACGCCGGTGGTGGCGTCGGTCACCCCGGCATACCGCGACGCTTCCGCTGTCGCAAGCGATTCGAGCCTGCCGAGCGCCAAGGCCGCCTGCGATTTCGCGATCGGATCGGTGGCCTGGTTGAACTGGCTGCGGGCCTGCTCGAACTCCTCCGGCTTTGGCGTCGCCAAGACCGTAGCGCTGTAGTCGTCGGCATGCCTGCGCGACTGGTCCCCGAGCGCGAACGACCGGTCGGCGATCGCGTTGAGGGTGGTGACGTACTCGTTGAGCCTGCCCGCAAGTGCGGCCGTGCCGGTCGGGCTCTCCCACAGCTCGGGCACCGCTGCGGCGACCTCCCGCACGGTCATGGCGGCGGTGTCGATGGCGACTCCGTTGTTCGTGGACGTGTTGCTGAACCCGGCCCCGTTGGCCGCCGACCCCTTGTGCACCAGCTTGGCGAACCCCTCACCGGTGAGCGGTGGCCCCGGCGAAATGGGCACCCGCGCGTCGGGCGGAAGCGGGGGCACGGGCGGCAGCGTGGCGAGGGCGACGTCGTCGGTGGCCTTCGACGCGCCTTCCAACATCGTCAGCCCGTAGGTGTTGATCTCCTCAAGGGTGCCGAACTTGGCCGCGACCATCATCAGCTGGGTCGCCGCCGTGTGCAGGCTTGCCGCCTGCGCGCACGCCGCCCCCCACAACGCCATCGAGGCGGTATCGAGGCGGAGCGCCGCGCCGCCCGATGTGGGATCGGCCGCCAGCGGCGCCGTCTCGGCAAGCAGACCCTGCGCCGAAGTCGCCAAGCCGAGCAGCTTCTGCGCGGCGGCCATGAGCCCTGGTACGTCGACCTTGATCATCAGCGGCCTACAGCTCCGCCAGCTTCCGCTCGGCGTCGGCGAGGTCCTGTTCAGTGGGCATATCGTCCACCGGGATCGACCTCCCCTCCAACTCGGCACGGATCACCAGCTGCCCCCTCAGATAGGCGACATCGTTACACGCCATGATGCTGCGTGCGATATCGATGGCCGGTCGCTTCATGGCGGCGGGCTCGATCTGCACGCCGAGGGTGTGGCCTGCGAGTGCGACCCGGACGAAGATGGCGTTGTCCGGCGTCGCGGCGGTGAAGGACTCCTCAGTCAAGGCGGACCGCCGCCGCGTTGATCTCTTCTTGGTCGGCGAACCGTTTTGCGATGGAGCGCAGGTTGTCGGCTGCGGCGCGGTGCGCGGCCTCGTGGTCGGCGAACGCCGATTCACGGCGCCGTACGACGTCGTTGGCGGCCGCCTTGAACTGATGCATGATCGGTCCGTGCGTGGCCACCAACGCGAGGATCTCCTCGGATGCGTTGCGGGCCACCGCGATCTCGTCGGCGACGTTGTCATGCTGCAGCGCAACCTGATTCAACAACGACGGGGTGATGCGGATGGTAGTCATGTGTGCTCCTACAGAAGGCGGGCGGGCCGGGTCTGCGCGGGACCGCTCGTCGGCGGCTCGCGATCGCTGGGCGGGTGCGGGTCGGCAGGACGGTCTCGCGCGTCGTCTTCCACGTCTTCGCCGGCTTCGTCGTCTTCGCCGGCTTCGTAGTCTTCTTCGTCCGGCGCGCGCTCGTCGCTGTCCTCGGTCTTTTCGGCCGAGTCCTCGGCGATGTCGGCGTGGCCTCCACGCTCGAGAAGACCCGAAACTAACCCGGCCAGCGGCGATGCCGCACCGGCCAGCCCGCCCGCCCCCTGGGCAGGAGCGGCGGCCGCGCCCTGCGCCGCCTGAGGCAAGGAACCGAGGGCGGAGCCGATCGCGGGCACCATGCCCGCAGCCTCGTCGGCCATCGGCGCACCTGCCTGCGCTGTCGCGGGCGCCATGGGCTCACCACGCTGCGAGCCCGCTAGCAGGTAGCCGCTGCCGAGTGCGCGGGTCAGCTTGGCGTGGTCCTCGTCGGTGAGTGCGCCAGCGTCGACGATGCCTTGGATCTCGGCGATCTTGCTGCGAAGAAACATCAGGAACTGACGCTCGCCCGCGGGCGTATCGAGCGCCGCGACCGGATTGTTGATGGCCTCGATCAACTGCCGCTGGATGTCCTGCAGCCGCGCGCGGCCGGAAACCGTCACCGCATGTGCGCTCAGGATCGCCTCGGTCAGTTGAACTTCCGCCGAGCGCATGTCGGAGTAACTCTTACTGAGCTCGTTCTGGAGTGTCCGGACCGCGTCGGCGGCCCTGCCGGACTGAGACTCGACGGCCGGTTGCGTCACAGCAGTCCGCCGAGGTTGTCCATGAGGTCCGGGCAAGGCGCGAACTCGGTCGGCAGCGTCGGTCGGCCGACGCCGTCATACAGCTCTTGGGCATGTGAGAGTGCCGTCAGCACGGTGCTGACCTGCCCGAGCAGCCATCCGTCCACGTCCGCCCCTTTCCTCGGACGCCAGCCTAACCCGCAGTACGGAGGCCTTTCTGCGGCAATTTCGAGGTTGGGGGCGGGCCTGCAGCAAAACGCCGAACGTGAACCCACTGCGGGAATCGCGGTGATTTTTCACAGTGAGCGCACGTTCGGCGTACGAGCTATGCGTCGAGATCCTGCTCGACGAGCTCGGCGATCTTCTTCAGCGTCGCGTCGTCGTCGCAGTGCACGGTCACCTGCGCGCCGTTGGCCGCACCGAGCGTCATGATCATCAGTGCCGAGCCGGCGTCGACGGGCTCACCGCCGTCCGTCGAAAGCGATACAGGCACAGCCGCGTTGACGGCGGCCTCGGCGATGATCGCCGCGGGCCGTGCGTGCAGGCCGATCGCCGATCCGACGGTCACGGTCATTTCTGCCATGGTTTCTCCTTGTGTGTTGGGTTGGTTCTGCGGATCAAGCGGTCGCGAGCGCGGGCGTTTCGTCGACGCTGGCGGCCGGCTTCGCGAACTGCTTGGCGGCCATGACGGCAAGCGCACCGGCCACGGTGCCGACGAGGATCGCGATGATGAACCAGATGATGTGGCCGATCGCGAAGAACACGAAGATGCCGCCGTGCGGTGCCCGCGAGGTCACGCCCGTCGCCATGCAGAGGGCGCCGGTTATCGCACCGCCGAACATCATCGACGGAATCACGCGGAACGGGTCGGCGGCCGCGAACGGGATGGCGCCCTCGGAGATGAAGCATGCGCCGAGAAGTACAGCGGCCCGGCCGTTTTCCCGCTCGGGCTCGCTGAACAGTTGCGGCCGCACAAAGGTCGCCAGCGCCATCGCGAGCGGTGGCACCATACCGGCGGCCATCACCGTGGCCATGATCTCGAAGGACGTCGTGGTGGCTGCGGTCAGCCCTGCGGTGGCGAATGCGTAGGCCGCCTTGTTGACCGGGCCGCCGAGGTCGAAGCACATCATCAGGCCGAGGATGACGCCGAGCAGGACGGCCGACGTGCCGGACATCCCGCTGAGCCAGTTGGTCAGGCCCGTCGTAGCCGCGGCGAGCGGGCGACCGAGCAGCATGAACATCAGGAGGCCGACGACGAGCGACGCGCACAGCGGGATGATGACCACCGGCATCAGCCCTCGGAACCACTGCGGGACAGCCCATTTGCTGATCCACAGCGCCGCGAAGCCTGCGATGAGGCCGCCGACGATGCCGCCGATGAACCCGGCGCCCACGAATACGGCCACCGCACCTGCTGTGAATCCGGGCGCGATGCCGGGCCGGTCGGCGATCGCGAACGCGATGTAGCCGGCGAGCGCGGGCACCAGGAAGCTGAAGGCAAGTCCGCCGAGGCTGAACAACACCGCGCCGAGGTACTGCGCGAAGCCGCCGGGCGGCAGGTTCCACAGCGAGTTCTCCAGCGCGTACATGTTGGCGAACGACTGGGTGCCGCCGTCGGGCTTGTTGGCGATCTCGTAGCCGCCGAACAGGAAGCCCAGCGCGATGAGCAGACCACCGGCCGCGACGAACGGGATCATGTAGCTCACGCCGGTGAGCAGGATCTGCCGGGTGCGGGTGCCCCAGCCGACGCCGCCGGCCTGCGCCGCGCTCGCGGGCGTCCCGTAACCGCTGCCCTCGACGCGGGCGGCGTTCGGATTGCCCGCTGCGGCAAGCGCTTCGGCGACCATCTTGGCCGGCTCGTTGATCGCGCGCTTGACGCCGGATGCGACGACCGGCTTCCCCGCGAACCGGCCCTTGTCCTTCACTCCCACATCTGTGGCGAAGATGACCGCGTCGGCTCGGGCGATCGTCGACGGGTCCAGGGGGGTGCTGCCCGACGAGCCCTGCGTCTCGACGTGCAGCGTCACGCCGGCTGCTTTCGCCGCGGCGGCGAGCGAGTCGGCGGCCATGTAGGTGTGGGCGATTCCGGTGGGGCAGGCGGTGATCGCCACGAGCGTTCTCGGCTCGGCAGCGACGGGCTCCTCGGCCGGTGCGGCTGGCTTTGGCTTCTCGCCGGGGTTGAGCACCTCGCCGACAAGGCCGACCACCTCGTCGGTGGTGGAGGCGTCCCGCAGCGACTGCACGAACTCCTTGCGGACCAGCGCGCGGGCCAGGCTGGAGAGCAGCTTCATGTGCTCGGCGCCGCCCGCCTCAGGCGCCGCGATCAGGAACGCCAGATCGGCGGGGCCGTCGGGGGCGCCGAAGTCGACGGGCGGCCGCAGGCGGGCGAATCCGATCGATGCCGTCTCGACATGCGGTGAGCGGCAGTGCGGTATCGCGATGCCCCCGGGCAATCCGGTCGCCGACTGTCCCTCGCGGGCCATGGCCGCGGCGATGAGTCCTTCTGCGTCGGTGGTGCGCCCGGAATCGGCGAGCCTGCCGACAAGGCGTGCGATCACGGCCTGCTTGTCTGCGCCCGCATCGACGTCGAGCAGTATCAGATCGGCGTCGATGATGGGCCGGGAAGCGGTGCTGGTCATGGCGATACCTTCGGTTGTTGTTGCTAACAGGCGGGGTTGGCGGCGGGGGAAACAGCCGAGAGGACAACGGCATCGAGGTCGATCTCGGCCGGGGTGGGCAGGGCGGAGCCCGGCAGGGCGGCGGCGGCGCTGCCGTATGCGACGGCCATCTGCAGCCGTCGCGGCGGCTCGGCGCCCCCGACGTCGGCGCGAATGTAGCCGGCCAGACTGGAGTCGCCTGCGCCGACGGTGCTGCGCGGTTCGATGGGCGGCGGGGTGGCGAGCCAGCTGCCCGTGTCGTTGACGAGGACGGCGCCGGCAGCCCCGAGGGTGGCGAGCACCGCGCCGATGCCGCGGTCGACGAGCCGCTGCGCTGCGAGGACGACGGGTTCTGGATCGCCCGCAGTCACTGCGGCTTCCAGCGCTTGCGGCGAGAAGCCGATGACGCCGGCGAGCTCCTCGGCGTTGGGTTTGATCAGATCGGGGGCGGCGCGGTCGAGTCCGTCGACCAGAGCGGCCAGCGGGCGGTCTGAGGTGTCGACGGCGACCATGCACGGGTACGGCGCGAGCAGCGCGACGATCTCGGCGAACCAGGTGTCCGGCATACCCGGCGGCAGCGATCCCGACATCACCACCCACGAGGCATGCTCGGCGCTGCCGACGACGGAACGGGCGAGTGCGTCGACGGCGGCGGCGTCCATGGGGGCGCCGGGCTCATTGATCTTTGTTGTCGTGCCGTCCATCTCGGTGACGGCGATGTTGGTCCGCACCGCCGCGGTGATGGGCACACAGCGAAACGGCACGCCGATGTCCCGCAGGGCGACCACCATCGGATCGGTGCCCGACGCGGGCAGCAGCGCCACGGCGTCGACGCCCGCGAGGGACAACGCCCGCGCGACGTTGACCCCCTTACCGCCGGGCTCGGTGGTCACCGAGCTGACCCGGTGCACCGCGCCGCGGGTGAGCGGCGTCGCGAGGGTGACCGTGCGGTCCAGGCTCGGGTTCGGTGTGACGGTGACGATCATGCGATCACGACTTCGATGCCCTGCTCGGTGAGTTGCTCGCGGTAGGCGCCGCTGAGCTCGGAGTCGGTGACCAGCGCGTCGACGCTCGACAGCGGTGAGAAGCTGATGAAGTCCTCCCGGCCGACTTTCGACGAATCCGCGACCACCACAACGAAGTTCGCACTGGCGATCATCGCGCGCTTAACCGCGGCCTCCTCGCTGTCGGGGGTGGACAGTCCATGCCGGACGCTGATGCCGTTGGTGCCGATGAACGCGATGTCGACACGCAATGTCTCGAGCACGCGCAGTACGTGCTCGCCGACGGCCGCCTGGGTGAGGCCGCGCACCCGGCCGCCCAGCAGTTGCAGCGACACCGACGGCACTGCGGCCAGCCGGGCCGCGATGGGTACCGAGTTCGTCACGACGTTCAGCTCGCGATCGGACGGCAGCGCGGCGGCGACCCGGCTTGTGGTGGTGCCCGCGTCGAGCAGCACGCTGGCGCCGCTACGCGGAAAGAACTCGGCCGCTGCCGCGGCGATGGCGTCCTTGTGCTCGGCGCGGGTGTTCTCGCGCTCTCCGACGCCGGACTCGACCAACTTCAACGCACGCACAGGTACGGCGCCGCCGTGTACGCGCCGCAGCAGCCCGGCGCGATCGAGGACGGCGAGGTCGCGGCGGACCGTCTCGGTGGTGACGTCGTAGGTCTCAGCCAACTCGGCCACGGAGGCGCGGCCCTGGCTGATCACCAGCGAGGCGATCGCTTGCTGACGCTCTTCGGCATACATGGCGCTCCGTCTGTGTGGGTTTAGGCCCATATGAATGTTGATATCTGTTGTTTTACTCCTGAACATGTTGACTTGTCAATGGTTAGTTTGTAACCTGCTTCACATGACCGCACCATCGCCGTCCACGTCACTCGCCGCTTCCTCCGGATCGGAAACGCCGCCAGCGGGCACCGTTCTGCAGGGCGTTCCCGTGGTCGCGGGTATCCAGTACGGCCCCGTCATCAGGCCCGGTCGCCTCCCGGTGCTCGACAACGTCGATGCGCCGCCCGAGGTGGAAGAGGAAGAGCGTCCTGCGGAGGCGGCGCGCTTCACCGCGGCGGCCAACGCGGTGGCTGCCCGGCTGCGCGACC is a genomic window of Mycobacterium sp. ITM-2016-00318 containing:
- a CDS encoding DUF2694 family protein: MTEESFTAATPDNAIFVRVALAGHTLGVQIEPAAMKRPAIDIARSIMACNDVAYLRGQLVIRAELEGRSIPVDDMPTEQDLADAERKLAEL
- a CDS encoding type VII secretion target is translated as MTTIRITPSLLNQVALQHDNVADEIAVARNASEEILALVATHGPIMHQFKAAANDVVRRRESAFADHEAAHRAAADNLRSIAKRFADQEEINAAAVRLD
- a CDS encoding DUF4226 domain-containing protein; protein product: MTQPAVESQSGRAADAVRTLQNELSKSYSDMRSAEVQLTEAILSAHAVTVSGRARLQDIQRQLIEAINNPVAALDTPAGERQFLMFLRSKIAEIQGIVDAGALTDEDHAKLTRALGSGYLLAGSQRGEPMAPATAQAGAPMADEAAGMVPAIGSALGSLPQAAQGAAAAPAQGAGGLAGAASPLAGLVSGLLERGGHADIAEDSAEKTEDSDERAPDEEDYEAGEDDEAGEDVEDDARDRPADPHPPSDREPPTSGPAQTRPARLL
- a CDS encoding HPr family phosphocarrier protein, producing MAEMTVTVGSAIGLHARPAAIIAEAAVNAAVPVSLSTDGGEPVDAGSALMIMTLGAANGAQVTVHCDDDATLKKIAELVEQDLDA
- a CDS encoding fructose-specific PTS transporter subunit EIIC gives rise to the protein MTSTASRPIIDADLILLDVDAGADKQAVIARLVGRLADSGRTTDAEGLIAAAMAREGQSATGLPGGIAIPHCRSPHVETASIGFARLRPPVDFGAPDGPADLAFLIAAPEAGGAEHMKLLSSLARALVRKEFVQSLRDASTTDEVVGLVGEVLNPGEKPKPAAPAEEPVAAEPRTLVAITACPTGIAHTYMAADSLAAAAKAAGVTLHVETQGSSGSTPLDPSTIARADAVIFATDVGVKDKGRFAGKPVVASGVKRAINEPAKMVAEALAAAGNPNAARVEGSGYGTPASAAQAGGVGWGTRTRQILLTGVSYMIPFVAAGGLLIALGFLFGGYEIANKPDGGTQSFANMYALENSLWNLPPGGFAQYLGAVLFSLGGLAFSFLVPALAGYIAFAIADRPGIAPGFTAGAVAVFVGAGFIGGIVGGLIAGFAALWISKWAVPQWFRGLMPVVIIPLCASLVVGLLMFMLLGRPLAAATTGLTNWLSGMSGTSAVLLGVILGLMMCFDLGGPVNKAAYAFATAGLTAATTTSFEIMATVMAAGMVPPLAMALATFVRPQLFSEPERENGRAAVLLGACFISEGAIPFAAADPFRVIPSMMFGGAITGALCMATGVTSRAPHGGIFVFFAIGHIIWFIIAILVGTVAGALAVMAAKQFAKPAASVDETPALATA
- a CDS encoding 1-phosphofructokinase family hexose kinase, with the translated sequence MIVTVTPNPSLDRTVTLATPLTRGAVHRVSSVTTEPGGKGVNVARALSLAGVDAVALLPASGTDPMVVALRDIGVPFRCVPITAAVRTNIAVTEMDGTTTKINEPGAPMDAAAVDALARSVVGSAEHASWVVMSGSLPPGMPDTWFAEIVALLAPYPCMVAVDTSDRPLAALVDGLDRAAPDLIKPNAEELAGVIGFSPQALEAAVTAGDPEPVVLAAQRLVDRGIGAVLATLGAAGAVLVNDTGSWLATPPPIEPRSTVGAGDSSLAGYIRADVGGAEPPRRLQMAVAYGSAAAALPGSALPTPAEIDLDAVVLSAVSPAANPAC
- a CDS encoding DeoR/GlpR family DNA-binding transcription regulator; translation: MYAEERQQAIASLVISQGRASVAELAETYDVTTETVRRDLAVLDRAGLLRRVHGGAVPVRALKLVESGVGERENTRAEHKDAIAAAAAEFFPRSGASVLLDAGTTTSRVAAALPSDRELNVVTNSVPIAARLAAVPSVSLQLLGGRVRGLTQAAVGEHVLRVLETLRVDIAFIGTNGISVRHGLSTPDSEEAAVKRAMIASANFVVVVADSSKVGREDFISFSPLSSVDALVTDSELSGAYREQLTEQGIEVVIA